The proteins below are encoded in one region of Pseudonocardia sp. DSM 110487:
- the shbA gene encoding RNA polymerase sigma factor ShbA: protein MGVDEADRADLARSARRDAELNHLAALASGGDQQALERLLGRIRPMVVQYCRARIGFGMLGSQSAEDIAQDTLFAVVGALERWRPEKRVMAFVYGIASNKVVDAYRAAGRDRSVPTDVVPDEPDFEHGPEQAALHGGLVAELRALLDQLPAQHREILVLRVALGMTAVETAAAVGSTSGAVRVTQHRALAKLRELVERRTA, encoded by the coding sequence ATCGGTGTCGATGAAGCCGATCGGGCCGACCTTGCCCGGTCGGCCCGACGTGACGCCGAGCTCAACCACCTCGCCGCACTCGCCTCGGGTGGCGACCAGCAGGCGCTCGAGCGCCTGCTCGGCCGGATCCGCCCGATGGTGGTGCAGTACTGCCGCGCCCGGATCGGCTTCGGCATGCTCGGCTCGCAGTCCGCGGAGGACATCGCCCAGGACACCCTGTTCGCCGTCGTCGGGGCTCTGGAGCGGTGGCGCCCCGAGAAGCGCGTGATGGCGTTCGTCTACGGGATCGCCAGCAACAAGGTGGTGGACGCCTACCGGGCGGCGGGCCGCGACCGGTCCGTTCCCACCGACGTCGTCCCGGACGAGCCTGATTTCGAGCACGGCCCCGAGCAGGCCGCGCTCCACGGCGGCCTGGTCGCCGAGCTACGCGCGCTCCTCGACCAGCTCCCCGCGCAGCACCGGGAGATCCTGGTGCTGCGCGTGGCGCTCGGTATGACGGCGGTGGAGACCGCCGCCGCGGTCGGCTCGACGTCCGGCGCCGTCCGCGTCACCCAGCACAGGGCCCTCGCCAAGCTGCGCGAGCTGGTGGAACGCCGCACGGCCTGA
- a CDS encoding ankyrin repeat domain-containing protein yields the protein MPILPARPSLEHLRKQAKALRRERDIPLHSAQRELARSYGFASWPRLLRHVEAAGMEGIERALALADPEALAPLLTADTAAAPVGGLPPLLALLRRSTGTPADVRRCAEMLLAAGADASSRSPEGGGEWHRSALFEAVERRDLALARQLVAAGATPDEDAFYHACEQSDVALLDLLHRPGFERLVIHKLDFEDAVGLAWFLDRGVDVNALGCLHWAIGRGRGVPILRMLLDAGADANLPHPRTGQRPLAAAARCGHLAAYDLLIEEGADAELDAVDAAVLAVARGESMRLPAVYPPLPGIPGHGSGWLLGQFALLGRFDVVRALLDAGMDVDTRGWSRFTPLEQAAMHGRTDVARLLVERGADLEDCAFDDEGPTPLDCAIWGAVNNRAADGDYAGTVALLLAAGAPTSHEAPTGAPEVDALLTGGGS from the coding sequence ATGCCCATTCTTCCCGCGCGCCCGTCGCTGGAGCACCTCCGCAAACAGGCCAAGGCCCTCCGCCGCGAGCGCGACATCCCGCTGCACAGCGCGCAGCGCGAGCTCGCCCGCTCTTACGGATTCGCCAGCTGGCCCCGGCTCCTCCGGCACGTCGAGGCGGCCGGTATGGAGGGAATCGAGCGTGCACTGGCACTCGCCGACCCCGAGGCGCTCGCACCACTGCTCACAGCGGACACGGCGGCGGCACCCGTCGGCGGGCTCCCCCCGCTGCTCGCGCTCCTGCGGCGATCGACCGGTACCCCGGCCGACGTGCGCCGGTGTGCGGAGATGCTGCTCGCCGCCGGGGCGGACGCGAGCAGCCGAAGCCCAGAGGGCGGCGGCGAGTGGCACCGGTCGGCGCTGTTCGAGGCGGTGGAGCGGCGCGATCTCGCGCTTGCCCGGCAGCTGGTCGCGGCCGGCGCCACCCCCGACGAGGACGCGTTCTACCACGCGTGCGAGCAATCCGACGTCGCCCTCCTCGACCTGCTCCACCGGCCGGGGTTCGAGCGCCTCGTGATTCACAAGCTGGACTTCGAGGACGCCGTGGGCCTCGCGTGGTTCCTCGACCGCGGCGTCGACGTGAACGCCCTCGGCTGCCTCCACTGGGCGATCGGCCGCGGCCGCGGCGTCCCGATCCTGCGGATGCTGCTCGACGCGGGCGCCGACGCGAACCTCCCGCACCCCCGCACCGGGCAGCGACCCCTCGCCGCGGCGGCCCGCTGCGGGCACCTCGCCGCATACGACCTGCTCATCGAGGAGGGCGCCGACGCGGAGCTGGACGCCGTCGACGCCGCGGTGCTCGCGGTGGCGCGCGGTGAGTCGATGCGACTCCCGGCCGTGTACCCGCCGCTGCCGGGCATCCCGGGCCACGGGTCGGGCTGGCTGCTCGGCCAGTTCGCCCTGCTCGGGCGCTTCGACGTCGTGCGGGCGCTGCTGGACGCCGGGATGGACGTGGACACCCGCGGCTGGAGCAGATTCACCCCGCTGGAGCAGGCCGCGATGCACGGGCGCACCGACGTGGCGCGTCTGCTCGTCGAGCGCGGCGCGGACCTGGAGGATTGTGCGTTCGACGACGAGGGCCCCACGCCGCTCGACTGCGCGATCTGGGGCGCGGTGAACAACCGGGCCGCCGACGGCGACTACGCCGGCACGGTGGCCCTCCTGCTGGCCGCCGGCGCGCCGACGAGCCATGAGGCACCGACGGGCGCCCCCGAGGTGGACGCGCTCCTCACCGGCGGAGGTTCTTGA
- a CDS encoding sensor histidine kinase — protein MNGPRARRSGAAAIRKSPGAAVVVAVVAWLLAALAVLSLPWSALYEGGEALFFLVDVVVAVVYGLVARVLLARRAVAVAWWVALAAIGDGVAAFAAGYSRATVQGVPLPGADAVASLTSVAWVPGTVGLIVVVPWLVREGSPSPVARVAAWTGAAACVLITAARVLVPDGTPLVDVPAAAASVAGSLPLQMGVVVLLGALATADAARRWLRGPEEARHGLGWLALGSGLMTLSFVPLALPLPMAMALVDPGIVPAVQLAAQAFFPAAILVVVLRQQLWGIDLAVSRTLVWALLTAGSAAAYLLIVFVATTVLPVGTGTGGVLAAAVLAGVAVPARAWLQRRVDLLVRGPSAAPGAGAERIGLRLGSAAPTELVQRILESVTEALRCAGAEIRLDDGRLLAAVGSPGGPPLSVPLTHAGERVGELTVRGSRGERLDARTERDLRPLAGVVAAVVRLALLTAELETTRARMAAARAEERRLLRREVHDHLGPVLTGVSLGLHGARNLLATGDAATAGRLLDELSGEVERGVQNVRSLARAFLPPQLEERGLASALEDLAVRFDSPELAVAAEVEASASAALEASVAVGLYSVAAEAVTNAHRHAGASSCLVRLDGTDGTVRLQVVDDGVGIAPERRPGVGLRAVRERAAELGGTARIGPGPEGGTLVEVSVPVGKEDGP, from the coding sequence ATGAACGGCCCGCGAGCACGCCGGAGCGGAGCGGCGGCGATCAGGAAGAGCCCGGGCGCCGCCGTGGTGGTGGCCGTCGTCGCATGGCTGCTCGCCGCGCTGGCCGTGCTCTCGCTCCCGTGGAGTGCCCTGTACGAGGGCGGCGAGGCGCTGTTCTTCCTGGTCGACGTCGTGGTCGCCGTGGTGTACGGGCTGGTGGCCCGCGTGCTGCTCGCCCGCAGGGCGGTGGCCGTGGCGTGGTGGGTCGCGCTCGCGGCGATCGGCGACGGCGTGGCGGCCTTCGCCGCCGGGTACTCGCGGGCCACGGTGCAGGGCGTCCCGTTGCCGGGGGCCGACGCGGTGGCGTCGCTGACCTCGGTGGCGTGGGTGCCGGGCACCGTCGGGCTGATCGTCGTCGTGCCGTGGCTCGTGCGGGAGGGCAGCCCGTCACCCGTCGCCCGGGTCGCGGCGTGGACGGGCGCCGCCGCGTGCGTCCTGATCACCGCGGCCCGGGTGCTCGTGCCGGACGGGACGCCGCTGGTCGACGTGCCGGCCGCGGCGGCGTCGGTGGCGGGATCGCTGCCGCTCCAGATGGGCGTCGTGGTGCTCCTCGGCGCGCTCGCCACGGCGGACGCCGCCCGCCGCTGGTTGCGCGGCCCGGAGGAGGCGCGCCACGGCCTTGGCTGGCTCGCGCTGGGCTCCGGGCTGATGACGCTGTCGTTCGTGCCGCTCGCGCTGCCGCTGCCCATGGCGATGGCGCTGGTGGACCCCGGGATCGTGCCTGCGGTGCAGCTCGCGGCGCAGGCGTTCTTCCCGGCGGCGATCCTCGTGGTGGTGCTGCGCCAGCAGCTGTGGGGGATCGACCTCGCCGTCAGCCGCACCCTGGTGTGGGCCCTGCTCACCGCGGGATCGGCCGCCGCGTACCTGCTGATCGTGTTCGTCGCGACCACGGTGCTGCCGGTCGGCACCGGCACGGGCGGCGTGCTCGCGGCAGCGGTGCTCGCCGGCGTCGCCGTGCCGGCGCGGGCGTGGTTGCAGCGGCGCGTCGACCTCCTCGTCAGGGGGCCATCCGCCGCGCCGGGAGCGGGCGCGGAGCGGATCGGCCTGCGGCTGGGTAGCGCGGCTCCCACGGAGCTGGTGCAGCGGATCCTCGAGTCGGTCACCGAGGCGCTGCGCTGTGCGGGCGCCGAGATCCGGCTCGACGACGGCCGCCTGCTCGCCGCGGTGGGCAGCCCGGGCGGCCCTCCGCTGTCCGTGCCGCTGACGCACGCGGGTGAGCGCGTCGGCGAGCTGACCGTCCGGGGTTCGCGCGGCGAGCGCCTCGACGCCCGCACGGAGCGCGACCTGCGGCCGCTGGCTGGCGTGGTGGCAGCGGTTGTGCGCCTCGCGCTGCTCACGGCGGAGCTGGAGACCACGAGGGCGCGCATGGCGGCCGCGCGAGCCGAGGAACGCCGGCTGCTGCGCCGCGAGGTGCACGACCACCTCGGCCCCGTGCTGACGGGCGTGTCGCTCGGGCTCCACGGCGCCCGCAACCTGCTCGCGACGGGCGACGCCGCCACCGCGGGCAGGCTGCTCGACGAGCTGTCCGGCGAGGTCGAGCGCGGGGTGCAGAACGTGCGCAGCCTCGCGCGGGCATTCCTGCCTCCGCAGCTGGAGGAACGCGGCCTGGCCAGCGCCCTCGAGGACCTCGCCGTCCGGTTCGACTCCCCCGAGCTCGCGGTGGCGGCGGAGGTCGAGGCCTCAGCCTCGGCTGCGCTCGAGGCGTCCGTTGCGGTCGGGCTCTACAGCGTGGCCGCGGAGGCCGTCACGAACGCGCACCGCCACGCCGGCGCCTCCTCGTGCCTCGTGCGGCTCGACGGCACGGATGGAACGGTGCGGTTGCAGGTGGTCGACGACGGCGTCGGCATCGCTCCTGAGCGCAGGCCAGGGGTCGGGCTGCGCGCCGTGCGCGAGCGGGCCGCGGAGCTGGGCGGCACGGCCCGGATCGGGCCAGGGCCCGAAGGGGGAACGCTGGTGGAGGTGTCGGTGCCGGTAGGCAAGGAGGATGGGCCGTGA
- a CDS encoding response regulator transcription factor: MNDPVRILVVDDHPTFRLGMNALLSSIPGFTVVGEAADAPEAVELSRRVPADVVIMDLDLAGTSGIDATHAVLRERPGLRVLVVTMLEDDDSVFAAMRAGARGYLLKSASPADVERAVRAVAAGDVLVASGVAERMLGFVTGARTAATPFPELTEREREVLDLVARGLDNLAVARRLSLSDKTVRNHLSTILAKLRVADRSQAIVRAREAGLGGGP, from the coding sequence GTGAACGATCCCGTCCGCATCCTCGTCGTGGACGACCACCCGACGTTCCGGCTCGGCATGAACGCGCTGCTGTCGTCGATCCCTGGCTTCACCGTGGTCGGCGAGGCCGCCGACGCCCCGGAGGCCGTCGAGCTCTCCCGCCGGGTGCCTGCCGACGTGGTGATCATGGATCTGGACCTCGCCGGCACGTCCGGCATCGACGCGACGCACGCCGTGCTGCGCGAACGCCCCGGGCTGCGCGTCCTCGTGGTGACGATGCTGGAGGACGACGACTCGGTGTTCGCCGCGATGCGGGCAGGCGCGCGCGGCTACCTGCTCAAGAGCGCCTCACCCGCGGACGTCGAACGGGCCGTGCGGGCGGTGGCGGCCGGGGACGTGCTCGTCGCGTCGGGCGTGGCGGAGCGGATGCTGGGGTTCGTCACCGGGGCCCGCACCGCCGCAACCCCGTTCCCCGAGCTGACCGAGCGGGAGCGCGAGGTGCTCGACCTCGTGGCTCGCGGCCTCGACAACCTCGCCGTGGCCCGGCGGCTGTCGCTCTCGGACAAGACCGTGCGCAACCACCTGTCGACCATCCTCGCCAAGCTGCGGGTGGCCGACCGGTCCCAGGCGATCGTCCGCGCGCGGGAGGCAGGTCTGGGTGGCGGCCCGTGA
- a CDS encoding cystathionine gamma-synthase, producing the protein MRGFSTNAIHAGQEPDPTTGAVIPPIHASSTFAQDGVGGLRAGYEYSRSANPTRTALQECLAALEGGRHAVAFGSGMGASDVLLRVLLKPGDHVVIPHDAYGGTFRLVDKVLALWGVEYTPVDLGDVDALRAALRPTTRAVWCETPTNPLLGIADIAAVADVARTAGARLVVDNTFASPYLQQPLALGADVVLHSTTKYVGGHSDVVGGALVTSDDELADALRFTQNAVGSVPGPFDAWLTLRGVKTLAVRMERHSDNAERIAELLAAHPAVTRVYYPGLAEHPGHEVAAKQMRRFGGMVSFSVAGGREAALRVCAATEIFTLAESLGGVESLIEHPGAMTHASVAGSALEVPDDLVRLSVGIEDVEDLADDLRQALKAAG; encoded by the coding sequence ATGCGCGGCTTCTCCACCAACGCGATCCACGCCGGCCAGGAGCCGGACCCGACCACCGGGGCGGTGATCCCGCCGATCCACGCCTCGTCCACGTTCGCGCAGGACGGCGTGGGCGGCCTGCGGGCCGGCTACGAGTACTCGCGCAGTGCCAACCCCACCCGCACCGCGCTGCAGGAGTGCCTCGCGGCGCTGGAGGGCGGTCGGCACGCCGTCGCCTTCGGCTCCGGGATGGGCGCCTCCGACGTGCTGCTGCGGGTGCTGCTCAAGCCGGGGGACCACGTCGTCATACCGCACGACGCGTACGGCGGCACGTTCCGGCTGGTCGACAAGGTGCTGGCGCTGTGGGGCGTGGAGTACACGCCCGTTGACCTCGGCGACGTCGATGCGCTGCGCGCGGCTCTGCGACCCACCACGCGAGCCGTGTGGTGCGAGACGCCGACCAACCCGCTGCTGGGGATCGCCGACATCGCCGCGGTCGCCGACGTGGCGCGGACGGCGGGCGCGCGCCTCGTCGTCGACAACACGTTCGCATCCCCGTACCTGCAGCAGCCGCTAGCCCTCGGGGCGGATGTCGTGCTGCACTCCACCACCAAGTACGTCGGTGGACACTCCGACGTCGTGGGTGGCGCCCTCGTCACCAGCGATGACGAGCTCGCCGACGCGCTGCGGTTCACGCAGAACGCGGTCGGCTCCGTGCCGGGCCCGTTCGACGCGTGGCTCACTCTGCGCGGCGTGAAGACCCTCGCGGTGCGGATGGAGCGCCACAGCGACAACGCCGAGCGGATCGCCGAGTTGCTGGCCGCCCACCCCGCCGTCACGCGCGTGTACTACCCCGGCCTCGCCGAGCACCCCGGACACGAGGTGGCGGCCAAGCAGATGCGCCGCTTCGGGGGGATGGTGTCGTTCAGCGTCGCGGGTGGCCGCGAGGCGGCGCTGCGCGTGTGCGCCGCCACCGAGATCTTCACGCTCGCCGAGTCGCTCGGCGGCGTCGAGTCGCTCATCGAGCACCCGGGCGCCATGACGCACGCCTCGGTCGCCGGGTCGGCGCTCGAGGTACCGGACGACCTGGTGCGCCTCTCGGTCGGCATCGAGGACGTCGAGGATCTGGCCGACGACCTGAGGCAGGCGCTGAAAGCCGCCGGTTGA
- a CDS encoding RNA polymerase sigma factor, whose protein sequence is MSEGAAGSVEAVFREERGRLLATLVGQFGDLDLAEEVASEAVAAALERWPIDGVPGRPGAWLLTTARRKAVDRLRRDKAYAARIAVLQAEADRNGPAAVLAESEDVPDERLRLFFTCCHPALPPEAQVALTLRCLAGLSTQEVARAFLVPAATMAQRIVRAKRKIKGARIPFRVPEADELPARLPGVLRVVYAVFTEGYAASEGPELVRGDLADEAIRLARILHRLLPREREVAGLLALMLLVDARRDARTGPDGHLVLLDEQDRSRWNRAYIEEGRHLVVSALQGGPPGPYALQAAIAAVHDEAADVATTDWPQVVALYDVLADVAPSPVVTLNRAVAVAMRDGPAAGLELLDALAADERLRGYHLLPAARADLLRRLGRAAEAAVAYEEALALVGNAAERAYLSRRLEETRGG, encoded by the coding sequence GTGAGTGAGGGGGCGGCCGGCTCCGTCGAGGCTGTGTTCCGGGAGGAACGGGGCCGGCTGCTCGCCACGCTCGTCGGCCAGTTCGGCGACCTCGACCTCGCCGAGGAGGTCGCGTCGGAGGCCGTCGCGGCCGCGTTGGAGCGCTGGCCGATCGACGGCGTGCCGGGCCGGCCGGGCGCGTGGCTGCTGACCACTGCGCGGCGCAAGGCCGTGGACCGGCTGCGCCGGGACAAGGCCTACGCGGCGCGGATCGCGGTGCTGCAGGCCGAGGCCGACCGCAACGGGCCTGCCGCGGTGCTCGCCGAGTCCGAGGACGTGCCCGACGAGCGGTTGCGCCTGTTCTTCACCTGCTGCCACCCGGCGCTTCCGCCGGAGGCGCAGGTGGCACTCACGCTGCGCTGCCTCGCGGGGCTCTCGACGCAGGAGGTGGCGCGCGCGTTCCTGGTGCCAGCGGCCACGATGGCGCAGCGGATCGTGCGGGCGAAGCGCAAGATCAAGGGCGCTCGGATCCCGTTCCGGGTGCCGGAGGCGGACGAGCTTCCCGCCCGGCTGCCGGGTGTGCTCCGCGTGGTCTACGCGGTCTTCACCGAGGGCTACGCGGCCAGCGAGGGACCCGAGCTGGTGCGGGGCGACCTCGCCGATGAGGCGATCCGGCTGGCGCGAATCCTGCACCGGTTGCTCCCGAGGGAGCGGGAGGTGGCGGGGCTGCTGGCGCTGATGCTGCTCGTCGACGCCAGGCGGGACGCACGCACCGGTCCGGACGGGCACCTGGTACTGCTCGACGAGCAGGACCGCTCGCGGTGGAACCGTGCGTACATCGAGGAAGGCAGGCACCTCGTGGTGTCGGCGCTGCAGGGCGGCCCGCCCGGCCCGTATGCGCTGCAGGCGGCGATCGCCGCTGTGCACGACGAGGCGGCCGACGTCGCCACCACCGACTGGCCGCAGGTGGTGGCGCTCTACGACGTGCTCGCGGACGTCGCCCCGTCCCCGGTGGTGACGCTGAACCGGGCCGTCGCCGTCGCGATGCGGGACGGGCCCGCGGCCGGGCTGGAGCTCCTCGACGCGCTCGCCGCCGACGAGCGGCTGCGCGGCTACCACCTGCTGCCCGCCGCACGGGCAGACCTCCTGCGGCGGCTCGGCCGGGCCGCCGAAGCGGCCGTCGCGTACGAGGAGGCGCTTGCGCTCGTGGGTAACGCCGCAGAGCGGGCGTACCTGTCCCGCAGGCTCGAGGAGACCCGGGGCGGATGA
- a CDS encoding cystathionine beta-synthase: MRYVEHVADLVGNTPLVRLGSVAEGIAARVLAKVEYFNPGGSVKDRIALRMVEAAEASGELRPGGTIVEPTSGNTGVGLAMIAQRKGYTCVFVCPDKVSEDKRNVLRAYGADVVVCPTAVDPDHPDSYYKVSDRLVGEIDGAWKPNQYANEHNPESHYLGTGPELWEQTDGRITHFVAGIGTGGTITGTGRYLKEVSGGRVQVIGADPEGSVYSGGSGRPYLVEGVGEDFWPTTYDKGICDQIVAVSDADSFEMTRRLAREEALLVGGSCGMAAVAALRVARELPADAVVVVLLPDGGRGYLGKVFNDKWMASYGFLPPTEGATVGDVLRRKDGTIPDLVHAHPNETVADAVHYLREFHVSQMPVVRAEPPVMAAEVAGAVVERHLLDALFTGRAQLSDRLEKHMSAPLPTIGAGEPLDTAMSAFADADAALVLMDGKPAGVVTRSDVLAFLGS, translated from the coding sequence ATGCGTTACGTCGAGCACGTCGCCGACCTGGTCGGGAACACCCCTCTCGTCCGGCTCGGTTCGGTGGCCGAGGGCATCGCCGCACGCGTGCTGGCCAAGGTCGAGTACTTCAACCCGGGCGGCAGCGTGAAGGACCGCATCGCGCTGCGGATGGTCGAGGCGGCCGAGGCGTCCGGCGAGCTGCGGCCAGGCGGCACGATCGTAGAACCGACGTCGGGCAACACCGGCGTGGGGCTGGCGATGATCGCGCAGCGCAAGGGCTACACGTGCGTCTTCGTCTGCCCGGACAAGGTCAGCGAGGACAAGCGCAACGTGCTGCGCGCCTACGGCGCCGACGTCGTGGTGTGCCCGACGGCCGTCGACCCGGACCACCCCGACTCCTACTACAAGGTCTCCGACCGTCTCGTCGGCGAGATCGACGGCGCGTGGAAGCCCAACCAGTACGCGAACGAGCACAACCCCGAGTCGCACTACCTCGGCACCGGGCCGGAGCTGTGGGAGCAGACCGACGGGCGCATCACGCACTTCGTCGCCGGGATCGGTACCGGCGGCACGATCACCGGCACCGGGCGCTACCTCAAGGAGGTGTCGGGCGGCCGGGTGCAGGTGATCGGCGCCGACCCGGAGGGTTCGGTGTACAGCGGCGGCAGCGGGCGCCCGTACCTGGTCGAGGGCGTCGGTGAGGACTTCTGGCCCACGACGTACGACAAGGGGATCTGCGACCAGATCGTCGCCGTATCGGACGCCGACTCGTTCGAGATGACGCGCAGGCTCGCCCGCGAGGAGGCGCTGCTGGTCGGCGGCTCGTGCGGGATGGCCGCCGTCGCCGCGCTGCGCGTCGCCCGCGAGCTGCCCGCCGACGCGGTGGTGGTCGTCCTGTTGCCCGACGGTGGCCGTGGCTACCTGGGCAAGGTCTTCAACGACAAGTGGATGGCGAGCTACGGCTTCCTGCCGCCCACCGAGGGCGCCACCGTCGGCGACGTGCTGCGGCGCAAGGACGGCACGATCCCCGACCTCGTGCACGCCCACCCGAACGAGACGGTGGCCGACGCGGTGCACTACCTGCGGGAGTTCCACGTCTCGCAGATGCCGGTGGTACGGGCCGAGCCGCCGGTGATGGCGGCCGAGGTCGCAGGCGCCGTGGTGGAGCGCCACCTCCTCGACGCGCTGTTCACGGGGCGGGCACAGCTGTCGGACCGTCTCGAGAAGCACATGTCGGCGCCGCTGCCGACGATCGGGGCCGGCGAGCCCCTCGATACCGCGATGAGCGCGTTCGCCGACGCCGACGCCGCACTCGTGCTGATGGACGGCAAGCCCGCGGGTGTCGTCACCCGCTCCGACGTCCTCGCCTTCCTCGGAAGCTGA